Proteins from a genomic interval of Stigmatella erecta:
- a CDS encoding sulfite oxidase heme-binding subunit YedZ: protein MASAPLPWLKPAVLVGGLSPLALLLVQGLQGELGANVIEVVLNQTGLLALVFLLVSLACTPLKLLFAWTWPMRLRKLLGLMAFAYAVLHFLTYAVVDQGLALGRIFQDVTERGFIAVGFLALMLLVPLAVTSTNASVRRLGFPTWQRLHRLVYVAAVLGVVHFVWRVKKDLTEPLIFGGILALLLGIRAVEAVRKRRRVRSTPRHA, encoded by the coding sequence ATGGCCTCTGCTCCGTTGCCCTGGCTCAAGCCCGCCGTGCTGGTGGGGGGGCTGAGCCCCCTGGCGCTCCTGCTCGTGCAGGGGCTGCAAGGCGAGCTGGGCGCCAACGTCATCGAGGTGGTGCTCAACCAGACCGGCCTGCTGGCGCTGGTGTTCCTGCTGGTGTCGCTGGCCTGTACGCCGCTCAAGCTGCTCTTCGCGTGGACGTGGCCGATGCGGCTGCGAAAGCTGCTGGGGCTGATGGCCTTCGCCTACGCGGTGCTGCACTTCCTCACGTATGCGGTGGTGGACCAGGGGCTGGCGCTGGGCCGCATCTTCCAGGACGTCACCGAGCGGGGCTTCATCGCCGTGGGCTTCCTCGCGCTGATGCTGCTGGTGCCCCTGGCGGTGACGTCCACGAACGCCTCCGTGCGGCGCCTGGGCTTTCCCACCTGGCAGCGCCTGCACCGGCTCGTCTACGTGGCGGCGGTGCTGGGCGTGGTGCACTTCGTGTGGCGGGTGAAGAAGGATCTCACCGAGCCGCTCATCTTCGGTGGGATTCTGGCCCTGCTGCTGGGCATCCGGGCCGTGGAGGCCGTACGCAAGCGCCGCCGCGTCCGGTCCACACCGCGCCACGCCTGA